One Rubripirellula reticaptiva genomic region harbors:
- a CDS encoding nuclear transport factor 2 family protein, translated as MQPDEEPLSPRELIYRAFLFTWIKNGWESRTSVSVADYFHPECVITGMAPVVLEGVDQVQAAYQSLHARVDHCHAEVNFMLIREESFSLVMELQGIHRDTGMDIVIEVGVHGRLKDDLVFQCHNVVDYTSMYAKLGILDVEKLRDELG; from the coding sequence ATGCAGCCGGACGAAGAACCATTGAGTCCAAGAGAGTTGATCTATCGAGCTTTCCTATTCACATGGATCAAGAACGGCTGGGAATCCCGCACCTCGGTCAGTGTCGCTGACTACTTTCATCCTGAGTGCGTGATCACCGGCATGGCACCTGTTGTTTTGGAAGGCGTGGACCAAGTTCAGGCGGCGTACCAATCCTTGCATGCGCGTGTGGATCATTGCCACGCCGAAGTGAACTTCATGCTAATCCGCGAGGAATCGTTCTCGCTGGTGATGGAATTGCAGGGTATCCATCGCGATACCGGCATGGACATCGTGATCGAGGTAGGCGTTCACGGACGCCTGAAAGACGATCTTGTCTTCCAGTGCCACAATGTCGTGGACTACACAAGCATGTATGCGAAGCTCGGCATTTTGGACGTCGAGAAATTGCGAGACGAACTCGGCTAG
- a CDS encoding protein kinase domain-containing protein: MVLQPSDPKPGANDFGHSGLLASILGSASLRKQLSAMPFDEKTIELSTTNLNDLSHPDWTSTSGKNFQHETIDVSIDQTLDTAPPVDLGFIPKRVIANIGTPSTENTDYRIIGKLGAGGTAVVFQAHQRAVDREVAVKMLHEELSSKAASRERFLAEARVIGGLDHPNIIALHEVYSDASGGLFYSMKCIDGTSWDKQIADLSHEQNMDTLLRVADGIRYAHSRGLIHRDIKPENVMLGRFGEVLLADWGLAIKYGSSDQALVANSSIGGTPAYMAPELASASAGEINFQTDVYLLGAILFQIQTGRPPHYGETLLECLRAAASNVIETTEVEGELMDIAMTAMATKQSDRYPDVDAFVAAIKDQRQHEQSVRLVRRAVRQVAQPKNAVDVIDPYKDYGIADALLGEAIETWPENPRAHEVRKRLQLEFARIATERGDFDLATNIYEAAGESESDEALMVKFHRMRRDASQQAVSRYSALFTQSPDAGLLVQMSTGKIVEANLAFGRLLGYKADQVVGVSIGELNLWVCPKRRTLMIDRVKQHGSVDDFEAQFYHTDGRIIDVLFGARVLEVEGEQMLLSTLRDISLRKIAENELKRSRARLRDLQGMAGLATWSYDVITGKVTWNTEAFELAGRSREEGTPTQAEYFEMIHPEDRGRLRMALDMAIDSGAAYELSVRQKSMGGEFRYVVVRGQPILDDDGKTVEVYGVVLERPQRSVERD; encoded by the coding sequence ATGGTTTTGCAACCGTCCGATCCGAAACCTGGCGCCAACGATTTTGGCCACAGCGGGTTGTTGGCTTCGATCTTGGGCAGCGCGTCTCTGCGGAAACAGCTCAGCGCGATGCCGTTTGACGAAAAAACAATTGAGCTATCCACGACCAATCTGAACGATCTTTCGCATCCCGATTGGACGAGTACTTCTGGCAAAAATTTCCAGCACGAAACGATCGACGTTTCAATCGATCAAACGCTTGATACGGCACCGCCAGTCGACCTGGGATTCATTCCCAAACGCGTGATCGCGAACATCGGAACACCAAGCACCGAAAACACCGACTATCGCATTATCGGCAAACTAGGTGCCGGTGGAACAGCCGTCGTATTCCAGGCTCACCAACGAGCGGTGGATCGCGAAGTCGCGGTCAAGATGCTGCACGAGGAACTATCGAGCAAGGCTGCATCACGCGAACGCTTTCTAGCCGAAGCTCGCGTCATTGGCGGACTGGACCACCCCAACATCATCGCCCTTCACGAAGTCTACTCGGATGCATCGGGTGGGCTTTTCTATTCGATGAAGTGCATCGACGGAACAAGCTGGGACAAGCAGATTGCGGATCTATCGCATGAACAAAACATGGACACGTTGCTGCGTGTTGCCGACGGGATCCGATATGCCCATTCGCGTGGTTTGATCCACCGCGACATCAAACCCGAAAACGTGATGCTGGGTCGGTTCGGCGAAGTCCTGTTGGCCGACTGGGGATTGGCGATCAAGTACGGATCAAGCGACCAGGCATTGGTTGCAAATTCGTCGATCGGCGGCACGCCAGCCTACATGGCGCCCGAACTGGCATCGGCATCCGCAGGCGAAATCAATTTCCAAACTGACGTGTATTTGTTGGGCGCGATCCTTTTTCAAATTCAAACAGGGCGTCCGCCACACTATGGCGAAACGTTGTTGGAATGCCTGCGAGCAGCCGCCAGCAATGTGATCGAAACGACCGAGGTCGAAGGCGAGTTGATGGACATCGCGATGACCGCCATGGCCACCAAACAATCCGATCGGTATCCCGACGTCGATGCGTTCGTAGCAGCAATCAAAGATCAACGCCAACACGAACAGAGTGTTCGATTGGTGCGACGCGCCGTCCGTCAAGTCGCGCAGCCCAAGAATGCAGTTGATGTCATCGATCCCTACAAGGACTACGGAATCGCCGACGCACTGCTCGGTGAAGCAATCGAAACTTGGCCAGAAAACCCAAGGGCACACGAAGTCCGAAAGCGACTGCAACTTGAATTTGCTCGGATCGCAACCGAGCGTGGCGATTTTGACTTGGCCACCAATATCTACGAAGCCGCTGGCGAATCAGAATCCGACGAAGCACTGATGGTGAAGTTTCACCGCATGCGACGCGACGCCAGCCAGCAAGCCGTGTCGCGTTACTCGGCGCTATTCACCCAGTCACCCGACGCGGGTCTGTTGGTCCAGATGTCGACGGGAAAGATCGTCGAAGCAAACTTGGCGTTCGGACGCTTGCTCGGGTACAAGGCCGACCAAGTGGTTGGTGTCTCCATCGGGGAACTGAATCTTTGGGTCTGCCCCAAGCGACGAACGTTGATGATTGACCGAGTCAAACAGCACGGCAGCGTTGATGATTTCGAGGCCCAGTTTTATCATACCGATGGCCGAATCATCGACGTCTTGTTTGGTGCACGGGTGTTGGAGGTCGAGGGCGAGCAGATGTTGCTGTCGACGCTACGTGATATTTCGCTGCGAAAAATCGCCGAAAATGAACTCAAACGAAGCCGAGCCAGACTGCGCGACTTGCAAGGGATGGCAGGGCTGGCGACATGGTCGTACGACGTCATCACCGGAAAAGTAACGTGGAATACCGAAGCGTTTGAACTCGCCGGACGGTCGCGAGAAGAAGGCACGCCAACGCAAGCCGAATACTTCGAAATGATTCACCCGGAAGACCGCGGGCGGCTACGAATGGCGCTTGATATGGCGATCGATTCGGGCGCGGCATACGAGTTATCCGTACGCCAGAAATCGATGGGCGGCGAATTTCGATACGTCGTCGTTCGGGGACAACCGATCTTGGACGACGACGGAAAAACGGTCGAAGTCTACGGTGTCGTACTCGAGCGACCGCAACGAAGCGTTGAACGCGATTGA
- a CDS encoding glycoside hydrolase translates to MFRAIATCVFLTLSVLLFSSASPAQPPQTPERTRTVITVTPSRKHQVFDGMGCGTIFYTGHITSFAKRDKHDLQERYYDEIFSDLKTQFLHVMIRPNYEPTNDNQDPYLAEFSTDAFEINEPVLEVCSAAKSRRPDMKLFATLYTPPAWMKTNGDESGGGEVMGTLKPGHSLEMGEYIWAYLRHMQQNGHPVDYLSICNESDWKHTQPSYYLDPQQHAQLFKEIAEYLDEMARRFPEIRRPELVAANLLSAVDTATKYWPEMITSGADDQVAVVGAHDYDRRGHRWKTLRDVAGNRPLWCTEWCVNGVDQSDDLIKSANEFWLAMTEAFNDGVNVWMAYDWAYPPREGGEALTHIEWGKSYHKTKIYHGFRQWCNALDPGMRVVETDLQGPDSTGTSTPGVKACAFVKASDKNSPGRLVLHVANVQDRPSSITVRIAGDTFANAKVEMIRTSSKDTEKPYPAQQLPAKGISDSLKARELVTYIVTPLALK, encoded by the coding sequence ATGTTTCGTGCCATAGCGACCTGCGTTTTTCTTACCTTGTCCGTTCTACTTTTTTCCTCAGCATCGCCGGCCCAACCGCCGCAGACCCCAGAGCGAACTCGCACCGTCATAACCGTAACCCCGTCACGCAAACATCAAGTCTTTGACGGCATGGGGTGCGGTACGATCTTCTACACCGGACACATCACCAGTTTCGCAAAACGTGACAAGCACGATCTTCAAGAGCGATATTACGACGAGATTTTCTCGGACTTGAAGACTCAATTTCTGCACGTGATGATCCGCCCCAACTACGAACCGACCAACGACAACCAAGATCCCTATTTAGCTGAGTTTTCCACAGACGCGTTCGAGATCAATGAACCGGTGCTTGAAGTGTGTTCGGCTGCTAAATCTCGCCGCCCCGACATGAAGTTGTTTGCGACGCTCTATACCCCTCCCGCCTGGATGAAAACCAATGGTGACGAAAGCGGAGGCGGGGAAGTCATGGGGACACTCAAACCCGGTCACTCGCTGGAAATGGGCGAGTACATCTGGGCCTATCTTCGCCACATGCAGCAAAACGGACACCCCGTCGACTACCTGAGCATCTGCAACGAATCGGATTGGAAACACACTCAGCCGAGTTACTATCTCGACCCGCAGCAGCACGCTCAACTTTTCAAAGAAATCGCCGAATATCTTGATGAAATGGCCAGGCGGTTCCCAGAGATTCGTCGCCCCGAACTTGTCGCCGCGAACTTGCTAAGCGCTGTCGACACCGCGACCAAGTACTGGCCCGAAATGATCACAAGTGGTGCAGACGACCAAGTCGCCGTCGTCGGCGCACACGATTACGACCGTCGCGGTCATCGCTGGAAAACGTTACGAGACGTAGCCGGCAACCGCCCGCTTTGGTGCACAGAGTGGTGCGTCAACGGCGTTGATCAGTCTGACGATTTGATCAAGTCAGCCAATGAGTTCTGGCTTGCCATGACAGAAGCGTTCAATGATGGCGTGAATGTGTGGATGGCCTATGACTGGGCCTATCCACCGCGAGAAGGTGGCGAAGCGCTGACGCACATCGAATGGGGAAAGTCGTACCACAAGACCAAGATCTACCACGGCTTCCGCCAATGGTGCAACGCACTGGATCCAGGAATGCGAGTCGTGGAAACCGACCTGCAAGGCCCCGATAGCACCGGGACCTCGACACCCGGAGTGAAGGCATGTGCTTTTGTAAAAGCCAGCGACAAAAACAGTCCCGGACGCCTCGTCCTGCATGTTGCTAACGTCCAAGATCGGCCGAGCTCAATCACCGTCCGCATCGCAGGCGACACTTTCGCCAATGCCAAAGTGGAGATGATCCGGACGTCTTCCAAGGACACCGAAAAGCCGTACCCTGCCCAGCAACTTCCCGCCAAAGGAATCTCAGATTCTCTCAAAGCCAGAGAACTGGTCACCTATATCGTCACACCATTGGCCTTGAAATAA
- the nadA gene encoding quinolinate synthase NadA, translating into MVHELAPYKTLSSDELNARISAVRESLGDSLLILGHHYQQDEVVAQTDLRGDSYKLSEMAAASKACRTIVFCGVHFMAETADILANRPEKVAERDGSKVTVILPDMAAGCSMADMAGIAQVEAAWADMSEIIDTEKVIPVTYINSAASLKAFCGRHGGIVCTSSNAAAVLDWAFERGERVFFFPDQHLGRNTALKMDITEEQMPVWDPYALEMGGNSDEQIQNSKVILWKGHCSVHQMFRAEHVHGFRKQHPGIQILVHPECPREVNDLADVSGSTGKIIETVRSAPAGTKWAIGTELHLVNRLKAEHPEQEIHFLSPVLCMCATMYRIDLPHLCWTLENLRDGAIVNEIKVDDETTKWSLIALERMLAVK; encoded by the coding sequence ATGGTGCATGAGCTTGCACCTTATAAAACGCTGAGTTCGGACGAGCTGAATGCTCGGATTTCGGCGGTTCGCGAAAGTCTTGGTGATTCGTTGTTGATCCTTGGGCATCACTATCAACAGGACGAAGTGGTTGCGCAGACGGACCTTCGCGGCGATTCCTACAAGCTTTCAGAAATGGCTGCGGCGAGTAAGGCCTGCCGTACGATCGTGTTCTGTGGCGTGCACTTCATGGCCGAAACCGCTGACATTCTGGCCAACCGGCCCGAGAAGGTTGCTGAACGCGACGGATCGAAAGTGACGGTGATCCTGCCCGATATGGCAGCCGGTTGCTCGATGGCCGACATGGCTGGGATCGCGCAGGTCGAAGCGGCTTGGGCGGACATGTCGGAAATCATCGACACCGAGAAAGTCATTCCGGTGACTTACATCAACAGTGCCGCTAGCCTGAAAGCGTTCTGTGGCCGTCATGGCGGCATCGTTTGCACCAGCAGCAACGCGGCGGCGGTTTTGGATTGGGCGTTTGAACGCGGCGAGCGAGTCTTCTTCTTTCCCGATCAACACCTCGGCCGCAACACGGCGCTGAAGATGGATATTACCGAAGAGCAAATGCCGGTGTGGGATCCGTACGCCCTTGAAATGGGCGGCAACTCGGACGAGCAGATTCAGAACAGCAAAGTGATTTTGTGGAAGGGTCACTGCAGCGTTCACCAAATGTTCCGCGCCGAACATGTCCACGGATTTCGCAAGCAGCACCCGGGCATCCAAATTTTGGTACACCCCGAATGCCCACGCGAGGTCAACGACTTGGCCGACGTTTCAGGCAGCACCGGCAAAATCATCGAGACTGTTCGCAGTGCACCGGCCGGGACTAAGTGGGCGATCGGCACGGAACTGCACTTGGTAAACCGTTTGAAGGCAGAGCACCCTGAACAGGAAATTCACTTCCTAAGCCCAGTGCTTTGCATGTGCGCGACGATGTATCGAATCGACTTGCCGCACTTGTGTTGGACGCTCGAAAACTTGCGTGATGGAGCGATCGTCAACGAGATTAAGGTCGATGACGAAACGACCAAGTGGAGTCTGATCGCGCTGGAACGAATGTTGGCAGTGAAGTAA
- a CDS encoding efflux RND transporter permease subunit gives MNGFNLSDWALKHRSLVWYLMLVSAIMGTFSYFNLGREEDPSFTIKTMIVSAAWPGATLEETINQVTDRIEKKVEEIPQFDYAKSLNRPGQTTIFVNLKDSTPAEQVPQAWLRIRNLISDIQGEFPSGVVGPFFNDDFGDVYGNVFAFTSDGLTQRQLRDYVESARAAVMTVPNVGKVELIGAQDEVIYLEFSTRELASLGLTEQTVVDAIRSQNAITPSGVIESEGERISLRVSGEFTSEEDLRSINLRVNDRFFRLRDVATIRRTYVDPPESLFRFNGEPAIGLAIGMKPKANLLEFGEALHEEMDRIEADLPIGVGIHLVSDQPMIVEEAVGGFTKALFEAVAIVLIVSFVSLGFRAGLVVSLTIPLVLAITFVAMELFEISLQRISLGALIIALGLLVDDAMIAVEMMVARLEAGDPLEKAATYVYTSTAFPMLTGTLVTVASFIPVGLNGSAAGEFTYTLFVVIAVSLLTSWVVAVLFAPLIGVTLLPKKMKHTHETKGWFAKGFGRLLLVSMRWKWTTIAITLAMFAASIYGMNFVQQQFFPSSDRAELIVDWTLRQNASIEQTRQEMDRFEELLAGDEDVEHWSSYVGRGAVRFMLSFDVQPPSPNFGQIVIVTKSIEARERLRTKLEDVLKDDFLGTDAFVHLLDIGPPVGRPVQYRISGPGIQNVRELSLDLASKIDDNSSIQSLIFDWNEPGRVIKVDILQDEAAQLGVTSQTIAQTLNGIVGGLRFTEIRDSIYLVSAIGRATQSERASIETLQNLQIAGINGKSVPLASLAKFRYELEQPAVWRRNRLPTITIKASIASDVQPATVVKQLDDTLKAFQSKLPAGYHVAVGGAVEESAKGQGPIFAIVPVMLFAMASILMVQMQSFSRLFLVFSVAPLGLIGVVAALVPSGAPLGFVAILGVLALIGILIRNAVILIVQIETHRDEGQEAWDAVIDATEHRMRPIMLTAAAASLALIPIASEIFWGPMAFAMMGGIIVGTVLTLLFLPALYVAWFRIKEPKLNN, from the coding sequence ATGAATGGTTTCAATCTGTCCGATTGGGCTTTGAAGCATCGATCGTTGGTGTGGTACCTGATGTTGGTATCCGCGATCATGGGAACGTTCTCGTACTTCAACTTGGGTCGCGAGGAAGATCCCTCGTTCACGATCAAGACGATGATCGTCAGCGCGGCGTGGCCCGGCGCGACGCTGGAGGAAACGATCAATCAAGTCACCGATCGGATCGAAAAGAAAGTCGAAGAGATTCCACAATTCGACTACGCGAAGAGTTTGAATCGCCCGGGTCAGACGACGATCTTCGTCAACCTGAAAGACTCCACGCCGGCCGAACAGGTGCCGCAAGCTTGGCTGCGAATCCGGAATTTGATTAGCGACATTCAAGGAGAGTTTCCGTCCGGTGTGGTTGGGCCGTTCTTCAACGATGACTTCGGTGATGTGTACGGCAACGTGTTCGCATTCACCTCCGATGGATTAACTCAACGTCAACTTCGCGATTACGTCGAATCCGCTCGCGCCGCCGTCATGACCGTTCCCAATGTCGGCAAAGTCGAATTGATCGGAGCACAAGATGAGGTCATCTACCTCGAATTCAGTACTCGCGAGCTAGCCTCGCTAGGACTTACCGAACAAACCGTCGTCGATGCGATTCGTTCGCAAAATGCGATCACCCCCTCCGGCGTGATCGAGAGTGAAGGAGAGCGAATCAGTCTTCGCGTCAGCGGTGAGTTCACGTCCGAAGAAGACTTGCGGTCGATCAACCTGCGAGTCAACGATCGTTTCTTTCGCTTGCGCGATGTCGCGACAATTCGTCGGACTTATGTCGACCCGCCCGAGTCTTTGTTTCGCTTCAACGGCGAGCCTGCGATCGGTTTGGCGATTGGGATGAAACCCAAAGCGAACCTTTTGGAGTTTGGTGAAGCGTTGCATGAAGAGATGGACCGGATTGAAGCGGACCTGCCCATCGGTGTCGGCATCCATTTGGTTTCAGACCAACCGATGATCGTCGAAGAAGCCGTCGGTGGCTTCACGAAGGCGTTGTTTGAGGCGGTCGCGATCGTGCTGATCGTCAGTTTCGTCAGTCTTGGTTTTCGAGCCGGTTTGGTCGTTTCGCTGACGATTCCGCTGGTGCTTGCGATCACGTTTGTGGCGATGGAATTGTTTGAGATTTCTTTGCAACGCATCTCGCTCGGCGCGCTCATCATCGCGTTGGGGTTACTGGTCGATGATGCGATGATCGCGGTCGAGATGATGGTCGCGCGATTGGAAGCAGGCGATCCACTCGAAAAGGCGGCAACGTACGTTTATACATCGACTGCGTTTCCGATGTTGACGGGAACCCTGGTTACTGTCGCCAGCTTCATTCCGGTCGGATTGAACGGCAGTGCCGCAGGCGAATTCACCTACACGCTGTTCGTCGTGATCGCGGTTTCGTTGTTGACCTCGTGGGTCGTGGCGGTTCTTTTCGCGCCGCTGATCGGCGTGACCTTGTTGCCTAAGAAGATGAAGCACACGCACGAAACGAAAGGCTGGTTCGCCAAGGGGTTTGGCCGATTGCTATTGGTTTCGATGCGTTGGAAATGGACGACGATCGCGATCACGCTTGCGATGTTTGCCGCATCGATTTACGGGATGAACTTTGTTCAACAACAATTCTTTCCTAGTTCGGACCGAGCCGAACTGATCGTGGATTGGACGCTTCGCCAAAATGCGTCAATCGAGCAGACGCGGCAAGAGATGGACCGGTTCGAAGAGTTGCTCGCCGGCGACGAGGATGTCGAGCACTGGTCCAGTTACGTCGGTCGCGGAGCGGTACGGTTTATGTTGTCGTTTGACGTTCAACCACCGTCACCGAATTTCGGTCAGATCGTCATTGTCACCAAAAGCATTGAGGCTCGAGAGCGTCTGCGGACGAAACTTGAAGACGTCTTGAAAGATGATTTTCTTGGCACTGATGCGTTCGTCCACTTGCTTGATATCGGTCCGCCGGTGGGACGTCCGGTGCAGTACCGTATTAGTGGTCCAGGAATCCAGAACGTCCGTGAACTCTCGTTGGATCTGGCATCGAAAATCGATGACAATTCGAGTATCCAAAGCTTGATCTTTGATTGGAACGAACCCGGTCGGGTAATCAAGGTCGACATTTTGCAGGACGAAGCAGCCCAGCTAGGCGTGACTTCGCAAACGATCGCTCAAACGCTCAACGGCATCGTTGGTGGTTTACGTTTTACGGAGATTCGCGACAGCATCTATTTGGTCAGCGCGATCGGCCGAGCGACCCAGAGCGAACGAGCCTCAATCGAAACGTTGCAAAACCTGCAAATTGCTGGCATCAACGGTAAGTCGGTGCCACTCGCTTCGCTCGCCAAGTTTCGTTACGAATTGGAACAGCCTGCCGTTTGGCGACGCAATCGCTTACCCACGATCACGATCAAGGCCAGCATCGCGAGCGACGTGCAACCGGCCACGGTCGTTAAGCAACTGGATGACACGCTCAAGGCATTTCAATCAAAACTGCCAGCCGGATACCACGTCGCCGTCGGCGGCGCCGTCGAAGAAAGTGCGAAGGGGCAAGGTCCGATCTTTGCCATTGTGCCGGTGATGTTGTTCGCGATGGCATCGATCTTGATGGTGCAAATGCAGAGTTTCAGTCGATTGTTCTTGGTCTTTTCGGTTGCACCGTTGGGTTTGATCGGCGTTGTTGCGGCATTGGTACCCAGTGGAGCGCCGTTGGGCTTTGTCGCGATTCTTGGCGTGCTGGCGTTGATCGGGATCTTGATCCGCAACGCGGTAATCTTAATCGTTCAAATCGAGACGCACCGCGACGAAGGGCAAGAGGCTTGGGATGCCGTCATCGACGCGACGGAGCATCGCATGCGGCCGATCATGCTAACCGCAGCCGCGGCGAGTTTGGCGTTGATCCCAATTGCATCTGAAATCTTCTGGGGACCGATGGCTTTCGCAATGATGGGCGGCATCATCGTCGGCACCGTTTTAACGCTGCTGTTTTTACCAGCGTTATATGTCGCTTGGTTCCGTATCAAAGAACCAAAATTAAACAATTAG
- a CDS encoding M48 family metallopeptidase, with the protein MLTSGSLMGDTFQIACTACKQRLKIRQTARGKIVACPKCDAKLRIPQASLQPQPTQPTQPSRNSPLADPANQQQQRISASPVTLSDAVGESIRDGQELPVAKMINASSKPHPESPQTSDNLFGVEIPAMTAAPFVPSPRERRLAGLKTSAHPVRQQPRVDLAKAIKSQLSGKIPRQSVGLGYRIGLSINAVFMMMLPMAYVGLIFASIYGMYVYTFDWLPTLFQRMPRGRVAIFAVAIYIAPIVAGVTVIIFMIKPLLMTVIKGGDVRSRSINREGEPLLFELVDHICDVTGAPKPSRIDVDSDVNASASYGRGLRSLFSNDLVLTIGVPLVASLNTREFAGVLAHEFGHFSQGAGMRASYLIRSINGWFSRVVYQRDGIDETLDDAIEDSESVLGLVWLIARVGVSIVRGVMWVFMMVAHMGSCFLLRQMEFDADRYETFVSGSETFASTTRSMRTLGHAQHAAMIGLSGLINKAVMIDDIPKMIQMLERQIPQSSRAKILADIDEERTGLLDSHPSDASRIAAAAKCEAPGIWTVERPARELFRHYDRLCQNVTQDFYRNQIGRLINPDELQPVEKHLAGFAGG; encoded by the coding sequence ATGTTGACGAGTGGGTCTTTGATGGGTGACACGTTTCAAATCGCTTGCACTGCCTGTAAGCAGCGACTGAAAATTCGCCAGACGGCGCGCGGGAAAATTGTAGCGTGCCCGAAGTGCGACGCGAAGTTGCGGATTCCCCAAGCAAGTCTGCAGCCGCAACCCACTCAGCCGACCCAGCCATCGCGTAATTCGCCACTAGCGGATCCTGCGAACCAGCAACAGCAACGAATATCTGCTTCGCCTGTCACGTTATCGGACGCAGTTGGTGAAAGTATTCGCGATGGTCAAGAGTTGCCGGTTGCGAAAATGATTAACGCATCTTCGAAACCGCATCCTGAATCGCCGCAGACGTCGGACAATTTGTTCGGCGTTGAGATCCCGGCGATGACCGCGGCCCCGTTTGTGCCGTCGCCTAGGGAACGCCGATTGGCTGGCCTAAAGACGTCGGCACATCCGGTGCGTCAACAGCCTCGAGTCGATCTTGCCAAAGCAATCAAGTCACAGCTGTCGGGGAAAATCCCCAGGCAAAGTGTTGGGCTTGGGTATCGCATCGGTCTGTCGATCAACGCAGTCTTCATGATGATGTTGCCGATGGCCTATGTCGGACTAATCTTCGCCAGCATCTACGGTATGTATGTTTACACGTTTGATTGGTTGCCGACGCTGTTCCAGCGAATGCCTCGCGGGCGCGTTGCGATCTTTGCTGTCGCAATTTACATCGCACCGATTGTGGCGGGCGTGACGGTGATTATTTTCATGATCAAGCCGCTGCTCATGACTGTAATCAAAGGCGGCGATGTGCGAAGCCGTTCGATCAACCGCGAAGGCGAGCCGTTGCTGTTCGAACTGGTCGATCATATCTGTGATGTCACCGGTGCGCCGAAGCCGTCACGCATTGATGTCGACAGCGACGTCAACGCATCGGCCTCGTACGGCCGAGGTTTGCGAAGTTTGTTTTCGAACGACTTAGTGCTTACGATCGGCGTACCTTTGGTGGCCAGTTTGAATACCCGAGAATTCGCCGGCGTCCTTGCACACGAATTTGGACACTTTTCGCAGGGTGCCGGGATGCGGGCAAGCTATCTGATTCGTTCGATCAACGGCTGGTTTTCGCGAGTTGTCTATCAGCGTGACGGGATCGACGAGACGCTCGACGACGCCATCGAAGACAGCGAAAGCGTGTTGGGCCTAGTTTGGCTCATCGCTCGCGTTGGCGTATCGATCGTGCGTGGCGTGATGTGGGTGTTCATGATGGTGGCGCACATGGGCAGTTGTTTCTTGCTGCGTCAAATGGAGTTTGATGCGGATCGATACGAGACTTTTGTCAGTGGCAGCGAAACGTTTGCGTCGACGACACGTTCTATGCGAACGCTTGGCCATGCCCAACACGCGGCGATGATCGGTTTGAGTGGGTTGATCAATAAAGCGGTGATGATTGACGATATTCCGAAAATGATTCAAATGCTTGAACGTCAGATTCCGCAATCTTCGCGAGCGAAGATCCTGGCCGACATCGACGAGGAGCGGACCGGACTGCTAGATTCGCATCCCAGCGATGCTTCGCGCATTGCTGCGGCGGCGAAGTGCGAGGCGCCGGGGATTTGGACAGTCGAACGCCCGGCTCGCGAGTTGTTTCGCCACTACGACCGTTTGTGTCAAAACGTGACGCAAGACTTTTATCGAAACCAGATTGGCCGATTGATCAACCCCGACGAACTGCAGCCTGTTGAAAAGCACCTGGCCGGATTCGCGGGCGGTTAG